A part of Brassica rapa cultivar Chiifu-401-42 chromosome A05, CAAS_Brap_v3.01, whole genome shotgun sequence genomic DNA contains:
- the LOC103868504 gene encoding TSK-associating protein 1 isoform X5 produces the protein MKVSAMRMNFLALGLSLCLVLSSFHDVSCQDDGGASRLSHLDLIEREYQDSVNALQGKEDKDQSSDIVTENQKNTTVTDQNTISLSLSDESEGTTFSDSADNSNQVGAVSDESVQRSSLLDQIELEFEAHLNGLNQAGSDGAKDSEELSAERQKMLEEIEREFEAASTSLKQVKTDEGNDEEQSAKRLSMLEEIEREFEAATKGLGQLKANDSTGDKTEEEQDAKRQSILEEIERDFQAATESLKQLQVESSSEDTEQTAKRQSMLEEIEREFEGILLSIEPNMVNNILTMGLLAAATRDLKQQNEFTDDDQSAKRKSMLEEMEREFEDAIQGLQQIKSDDSINNEEQSAKRKLMLEEIEREFEEAQSVMKQRGSITPEFLGLGQSGVCGCFNQDNSGLKQDEVASISISTQYSIEEILSEESELQGTETSSSLTKSLTQLVENHRKEKESHNVLTSSRSESAATSETVESLRAKLKELRGLTARQLVTRQDFDKILVMAATFEELSSAPISYISRLAKYRNVITEGLEASERVNIAKARATMLKETATEKQTFVDANFEEAKRLAQRGDALYVRIFAIKKLLKKLETEREAVDVKFKEVVKGLSHLLVDASEAYEEYHGAVRKAKEEQAAEEFAREAMESAQIIWVKFLSSL, from the exons ATGAAAGTATCCGCCATGAGAATGAATTTTCTTGCTCTGGGTTTGTCTCTGTGTCTTGTTCTTTCGAGCTTCCATGACGTTTCTTGTCAG GATGATGGTGGTGCTAGTAGGCTGAGTCATTTGGATCTAATTGAACGTGAATACCAAG ATAGTGTCAATGCTCTTCAAGGCAAGGAAGATAAAGATCAGT CTTCAGATATAGTGACTGAGAACCAGAAGAACACTACAGTGACTGATCAGAACACTATTTCTCTGTCTCTGTCTGATGAATCTGAGGGCACTACTTTCAGTGATTCAGCTGATAACTCAAACCAG gtTGGAGCTGTTAGTGATGAAAGTGTTCAACGTTCGAGTCTCTTAGATCAAATAGAACTTGAATTTGAAG CCCATCTCAATGGTCTGAACCAAGCTGGATCTGATGGTGCCAAGGACAGTGAAGAATTAT CTGCTGAGAGACAGAAGATGTTGGAAGAAATCGAACGAGAGTTTGAAG CTGCTTCAACTAGTTTGAAACAAGTAAAGACTGATGAAGGAAATGATGAAGAACAAT CTGCAAAGAGACTAAGTATGCTTGAGGAGATAGAACGCGAATTCGAAG CTGCTACAAAAGGTCTTGGACAACTCAAGGCTAATGATTCAACCGGGGACAAAACTGAAGAAGAACAAG ATGCAAAGAGACAGAGTATATTAGAAGAGATCGAACGCGATTTCCAAG CTGCTACAGAGAGCCTTAAGCAACTTCAAGTTGAAAGCTCCAGTGAAGACACAGAACAAA CTGCAAAGAGACAAAGTATGCTTGAAGAAATTGAACGTGAATTTGAAGGTATCTTACTATCAATAGAACCAAACATGGTGAATAATATTCTAACAATGGGTCTACTTGCAGCTGCTACACGTGATCTTAAACAACAAAATGAGTTCACTGATGATGATCAAT CTGCAAAGAGGAAGAGTATGCTTGAAGAGATGGAACGTGAGTTTGAAG ATGCTATTCAAGGTCTTCAACAGATAAAATCTGATGATTCCataaacaatgaagaacaat CTGCTAAGAGAAAGTTAATGTTGGAAGAGATCGAACGCGAATTTGAAG AAGCTCAGAGTGTAATGAAACAGAGGGGTTCCATTACACCAGAGTTTCTTGGACTAGGACAGTCaggtgtctgtggctgtttcAATCAAGACAATTCTGGTTTAAAGCAAGATGAAGTGGCATCAATCTCTATATCAACACAGTATAGCATAGAAGAGATCCTCTCAGAAGAATCTGAACTCCAG GGAACAGAGACTTCTTCTAGTCTCACTAAGTCTTTGACTCAACTAGTTGAGAATCACAGGAAAGAAAAGGAATCTCATAATGTTCTCACTTCATCCAGAAGTGAATCAGCAGCCACATCAGAGACTGTAGAGAGCCTTAGAGCTAAACTGAAAGAGCTTCGTGGCTTAACCGCTCGTCAGCTCGTGACACGTCAAGACTTTGATAAGATTCTCGTCATGGCTGCAACTTTCGAAGAGCTAAGCTCAGCTCCGATCAGTTACATTTCTAGGTTAGCTAAGTACAGAAACGTCATCACAGAAGGACTTGAAGCTTCTGAGCGTGTCAACATCGCAAAGGCACGAGCTACAATGCTCAAAGAGACTGCCACTGAGAAGCAAACCTTCGTGGACGCTAACTTCGAGGAGGCTAAAAGGCTTGCTCAGAGAGGAGACGCTTTGTACGTTAGAATCTTTGCGATCAAGAAACTGTTGAAGAAGCTTGAAACAGAGAGAGAAGCTGTTGACGTGAAGTTTAAGGAGGTTGTGAAAGGTCTCTCTCATCTTCTTGTTGATGCTTCAGAGGCTTACGAGGAGTATCATGGAGCTGTGAGGAAGGCGAAAGAGGAGCAAGCGGCTGAGGAGTTTGCGAGAGAGGCAATGGAGAGTGCACAGATCATATGGGTTAAGTTTCTTAGTTCTCTTTAG
- the LOC103868504 gene encoding TSK-associating protein 1 isoform X3 — protein sequence MKVSAMRMNFLALGLSLCLVLSSFHDVSCQDDGGASRLSHLDLIEREYQDSVNALQGKEDKDQSSDIVTENQKNTTVTDQNTISLSLSDESEGTTFSDSADNSNQVGAVSDESVQRSSLLDQIELEFEAHLNGLNQAGSDGAKDSEELSAERQKMLEEIEREFEAASTSLKQVKTDEGNDEEQSAKRKSMLEEIEREFEAAIEGLEELKVSDSTGSNDDEEQSAKRLSMLEEIEREFEAATKGLGQLKANDSTGDKTEEEQDAKRQSILEEIERDFQAATESLKQLQVESSSEDTEQTAKRQSMLEEIEREFEGILLSIEPNMVNNILTMGLLAAATRDLKQQNEFTDDDQSAKRKSMLEEMEREFEDAIQGLQQIKSDDSINNEEQSAKRKLMLEEIEREFEEAQSVMKQRGSITPEFLGLGQSGVCGCFNQDNSGLKQDEVASISISTQYSIEEILSEESELQGTETSSSLTKSLTQLVENHRKEKESHNVLTSSRSESAATSETVESLRAKLKELRGLTARQLVTRQDFDKILVMAATFEELSSAPISYISRLAKYRNVITEGLEASERVNIAKARATMLKETATEKQTFVDANFEEAKRLAQRGDALYVRIFAIKKLLKKLETEREAVDVKFKEVVKGLSHLLVDASEAYEEYHGAVRKAKEEQAAEEFAREAMESAQIIWVKFLSSL from the exons ATGAAAGTATCCGCCATGAGAATGAATTTTCTTGCTCTGGGTTTGTCTCTGTGTCTTGTTCTTTCGAGCTTCCATGACGTTTCTTGTCAG GATGATGGTGGTGCTAGTAGGCTGAGTCATTTGGATCTAATTGAACGTGAATACCAAG ATAGTGTCAATGCTCTTCAAGGCAAGGAAGATAAAGATCAGT CTTCAGATATAGTGACTGAGAACCAGAAGAACACTACAGTGACTGATCAGAACACTATTTCTCTGTCTCTGTCTGATGAATCTGAGGGCACTACTTTCAGTGATTCAGCTGATAACTCAAACCAG gtTGGAGCTGTTAGTGATGAAAGTGTTCAACGTTCGAGTCTCTTAGATCAAATAGAACTTGAATTTGAAG CCCATCTCAATGGTCTGAACCAAGCTGGATCTGATGGTGCCAAGGACAGTGAAGAATTAT CTGCTGAGAGACAGAAGATGTTGGAAGAAATCGAACGAGAGTTTGAAG CTGCTTCAACTAGTTTGAAACAAGTAAAGACTGATGAAGGAAATGATGAAGAACAAT CTGCAAAGAGAAAAAGTATGCTTGAAGAGATCGAACGCGAGTTTGAAG CCGCTATTGAAGGCCTTGAAGAACTCAAAGTTTCTGATTCTACCGGAAGCAATGATGATGAAGAACAAT CTGCAAAGAGACTAAGTATGCTTGAGGAGATAGAACGCGAATTCGAAG CTGCTACAAAAGGTCTTGGACAACTCAAGGCTAATGATTCAACCGGGGACAAAACTGAAGAAGAACAAG ATGCAAAGAGACAGAGTATATTAGAAGAGATCGAACGCGATTTCCAAG CTGCTACAGAGAGCCTTAAGCAACTTCAAGTTGAAAGCTCCAGTGAAGACACAGAACAAA CTGCAAAGAGACAAAGTATGCTTGAAGAAATTGAACGTGAATTTGAAGGTATCTTACTATCAATAGAACCAAACATGGTGAATAATATTCTAACAATGGGTCTACTTGCAGCTGCTACACGTGATCTTAAACAACAAAATGAGTTCACTGATGATGATCAAT CTGCAAAGAGGAAGAGTATGCTTGAAGAGATGGAACGTGAGTTTGAAG ATGCTATTCAAGGTCTTCAACAGATAAAATCTGATGATTCCataaacaatgaagaacaat CTGCTAAGAGAAAGTTAATGTTGGAAGAGATCGAACGCGAATTTGAAG AAGCTCAGAGTGTAATGAAACAGAGGGGTTCCATTACACCAGAGTTTCTTGGACTAGGACAGTCaggtgtctgtggctgtttcAATCAAGACAATTCTGGTTTAAAGCAAGATGAAGTGGCATCAATCTCTATATCAACACAGTATAGCATAGAAGAGATCCTCTCAGAAGAATCTGAACTCCAG GGAACAGAGACTTCTTCTAGTCTCACTAAGTCTTTGACTCAACTAGTTGAGAATCACAGGAAAGAAAAGGAATCTCATAATGTTCTCACTTCATCCAGAAGTGAATCAGCAGCCACATCAGAGACTGTAGAGAGCCTTAGAGCTAAACTGAAAGAGCTTCGTGGCTTAACCGCTCGTCAGCTCGTGACACGTCAAGACTTTGATAAGATTCTCGTCATGGCTGCAACTTTCGAAGAGCTAAGCTCAGCTCCGATCAGTTACATTTCTAGGTTAGCTAAGTACAGAAACGTCATCACAGAAGGACTTGAAGCTTCTGAGCGTGTCAACATCGCAAAGGCACGAGCTACAATGCTCAAAGAGACTGCCACTGAGAAGCAAACCTTCGTGGACGCTAACTTCGAGGAGGCTAAAAGGCTTGCTCAGAGAGGAGACGCTTTGTACGTTAGAATCTTTGCGATCAAGAAACTGTTGAAGAAGCTTGAAACAGAGAGAGAAGCTGTTGACGTGAAGTTTAAGGAGGTTGTGAAAGGTCTCTCTCATCTTCTTGTTGATGCTTCAGAGGCTTACGAGGAGTATCATGGAGCTGTGAGGAAGGCGAAAGAGGAGCAAGCGGCTGAGGAGTTTGCGAGAGAGGCAATGGAGAGTGCACAGATCATATGGGTTAAGTTTCTTAGTTCTCTTTAG
- the LOC103868504 gene encoding TSK-associating protein 1 isoform X4, with the protein MKVSAMRMNFLALGLSLCLVLSSFHDVSCQDDGGASRLSHLDLIEREYQDSVNALQGKEDKDQSSDIVTENQKNTTVTDQNTISLSLSDESEGTTFSDSADNSNQVGAVSDESVQRSSLLDQIELEFEAHLNGLNQAGSDGAKDSEELSAERQKMLEEIEREFEAASTSLKQVKTDEGNDEEQSAKRQSLLDEIEREFEAATKDLEQLKVNDFTGDKDNEEQSAKRLSMLEEIEREFEAATKGLGQLKANDSTGDKTEEEQDAKRQSILEEIERDFQAATESLKQLQVESSSEDTEQTAKRQSMLEEIEREFEGILLSIEPNMVNNILTMGLLAAATRDLKQQNEFTDDDQSAKRKSMLEEMEREFEDAIQGLQQIKSDDSINNEEQSAKRKLMLEEIEREFEEAQSVMKQRGSITPEFLGLGQSGVCGCFNQDNSGLKQDEVASISISTQYSIEEILSEESELQGTETSSSLTKSLTQLVENHRKEKESHNVLTSSRSESAATSETVESLRAKLKELRGLTARQLVTRQDFDKILVMAATFEELSSAPISYISRLAKYRNVITEGLEASERVNIAKARATMLKETATEKQTFVDANFEEAKRLAQRGDALYVRIFAIKKLLKKLETEREAVDVKFKEVVKGLSHLLVDASEAYEEYHGAVRKAKEEQAAEEFAREAMESAQIIWVKFLSSL; encoded by the exons ATGAAAGTATCCGCCATGAGAATGAATTTTCTTGCTCTGGGTTTGTCTCTGTGTCTTGTTCTTTCGAGCTTCCATGACGTTTCTTGTCAG GATGATGGTGGTGCTAGTAGGCTGAGTCATTTGGATCTAATTGAACGTGAATACCAAG ATAGTGTCAATGCTCTTCAAGGCAAGGAAGATAAAGATCAGT CTTCAGATATAGTGACTGAGAACCAGAAGAACACTACAGTGACTGATCAGAACACTATTTCTCTGTCTCTGTCTGATGAATCTGAGGGCACTACTTTCAGTGATTCAGCTGATAACTCAAACCAG gtTGGAGCTGTTAGTGATGAAAGTGTTCAACGTTCGAGTCTCTTAGATCAAATAGAACTTGAATTTGAAG CCCATCTCAATGGTCTGAACCAAGCTGGATCTGATGGTGCCAAGGACAGTGAAGAATTAT CTGCTGAGAGACAGAAGATGTTGGAAGAAATCGAACGAGAGTTTGAAG CTGCTTCAACTAGTTTGAAACAAGTAAAGACTGATGAAGGAAATGATGAAGAACAAT CTGCAAAGAGACAAAGTTTGCTGGATGAGATCGAACGCGAATTTGAAG CCGCTACAAAGGATCTTGAACAACTAAAGGTTAATGACTTCACTGGGGACAAAGATAATGAAGAACAAT CTGCAAAGAGACTAAGTATGCTTGAGGAGATAGAACGCGAATTCGAAG CTGCTACAAAAGGTCTTGGACAACTCAAGGCTAATGATTCAACCGGGGACAAAACTGAAGAAGAACAAG ATGCAAAGAGACAGAGTATATTAGAAGAGATCGAACGCGATTTCCAAG CTGCTACAGAGAGCCTTAAGCAACTTCAAGTTGAAAGCTCCAGTGAAGACACAGAACAAA CTGCAAAGAGACAAAGTATGCTTGAAGAAATTGAACGTGAATTTGAAGGTATCTTACTATCAATAGAACCAAACATGGTGAATAATATTCTAACAATGGGTCTACTTGCAGCTGCTACACGTGATCTTAAACAACAAAATGAGTTCACTGATGATGATCAAT CTGCAAAGAGGAAGAGTATGCTTGAAGAGATGGAACGTGAGTTTGAAG ATGCTATTCAAGGTCTTCAACAGATAAAATCTGATGATTCCataaacaatgaagaacaat CTGCTAAGAGAAAGTTAATGTTGGAAGAGATCGAACGCGAATTTGAAG AAGCTCAGAGTGTAATGAAACAGAGGGGTTCCATTACACCAGAGTTTCTTGGACTAGGACAGTCaggtgtctgtggctgtttcAATCAAGACAATTCTGGTTTAAAGCAAGATGAAGTGGCATCAATCTCTATATCAACACAGTATAGCATAGAAGAGATCCTCTCAGAAGAATCTGAACTCCAG GGAACAGAGACTTCTTCTAGTCTCACTAAGTCTTTGACTCAACTAGTTGAGAATCACAGGAAAGAAAAGGAATCTCATAATGTTCTCACTTCATCCAGAAGTGAATCAGCAGCCACATCAGAGACTGTAGAGAGCCTTAGAGCTAAACTGAAAGAGCTTCGTGGCTTAACCGCTCGTCAGCTCGTGACACGTCAAGACTTTGATAAGATTCTCGTCATGGCTGCAACTTTCGAAGAGCTAAGCTCAGCTCCGATCAGTTACATTTCTAGGTTAGCTAAGTACAGAAACGTCATCACAGAAGGACTTGAAGCTTCTGAGCGTGTCAACATCGCAAAGGCACGAGCTACAATGCTCAAAGAGACTGCCACTGAGAAGCAAACCTTCGTGGACGCTAACTTCGAGGAGGCTAAAAGGCTTGCTCAGAGAGGAGACGCTTTGTACGTTAGAATCTTTGCGATCAAGAAACTGTTGAAGAAGCTTGAAACAGAGAGAGAAGCTGTTGACGTGAAGTTTAAGGAGGTTGTGAAAGGTCTCTCTCATCTTCTTGTTGATGCTTCAGAGGCTTACGAGGAGTATCATGGAGCTGTGAGGAAGGCGAAAGAGGAGCAAGCGGCTGAGGAGTTTGCGAGAGAGGCAATGGAGAGTGCACAGATCATATGGGTTAAGTTTCTTAGTTCTCTTTAG
- the LOC103868504 gene encoding TSK-associating protein 1 isoform X2: protein MKVSAMRMNFLALGLSLCLVLSSFHDVSCQDDGGASRLSHLDLIEREYQDSVNALQGKEDKDQSSDIVTENQKNTTVTDQNTISLSLSDESEGTTFSDSADNSNQVGAVSDESVQRSSLLDQIELEFEAHLNGLNQAGSDGAKDSEELSAERQKMLEEIEREFEAASTSLKQVKTDEGNDEEQSAKRQSLLDEIEREFEAATKDLEQLKVNDFTGDKDNEEQSAKRKSMLEEIEREFEAAIEGLEELKVSDSTGSNDDEEQSAKRLSMLEEIEREFEAATKGLGQLKANDSTGDKTEEEQDAKRQSILEEIERDFQAATESLKQLQVESSSEDTEQTAKRQSMLEEIEREFEAATRDLKQQNEFTDDDQSAKRKSMLEEMEREFEDAIQGLQQIKSDDSINNEEQSAKRKLMLEEIEREFEEAQSVMKQRGSITPEFLGLGQSGVCGCFNQDNSGLKQDEVASISISTQYSIEEILSEESELQGTETSSSLTKSLTQLVENHRKEKESHNVLTSSRSESAATSETVESLRAKLKELRGLTARQLVTRQDFDKILVMAATFEELSSAPISYISRLAKYRNVITEGLEASERVNIAKARATMLKETATEKQTFVDANFEEAKRLAQRGDALYVRIFAIKKLLKKLETEREAVDVKFKEVVKGLSHLLVDASEAYEEYHGAVRKAKEEQAAEEFAREAMESAQIIWVKFLSSL, encoded by the exons ATGAAAGTATCCGCCATGAGAATGAATTTTCTTGCTCTGGGTTTGTCTCTGTGTCTTGTTCTTTCGAGCTTCCATGACGTTTCTTGTCAG GATGATGGTGGTGCTAGTAGGCTGAGTCATTTGGATCTAATTGAACGTGAATACCAAG ATAGTGTCAATGCTCTTCAAGGCAAGGAAGATAAAGATCAGT CTTCAGATATAGTGACTGAGAACCAGAAGAACACTACAGTGACTGATCAGAACACTATTTCTCTGTCTCTGTCTGATGAATCTGAGGGCACTACTTTCAGTGATTCAGCTGATAACTCAAACCAG gtTGGAGCTGTTAGTGATGAAAGTGTTCAACGTTCGAGTCTCTTAGATCAAATAGAACTTGAATTTGAAG CCCATCTCAATGGTCTGAACCAAGCTGGATCTGATGGTGCCAAGGACAGTGAAGAATTAT CTGCTGAGAGACAGAAGATGTTGGAAGAAATCGAACGAGAGTTTGAAG CTGCTTCAACTAGTTTGAAACAAGTAAAGACTGATGAAGGAAATGATGAAGAACAAT CTGCAAAGAGACAAAGTTTGCTGGATGAGATCGAACGCGAATTTGAAG CCGCTACAAAGGATCTTGAACAACTAAAGGTTAATGACTTCACTGGGGACAAAGATAATGAAGAACAAT CTGCAAAGAGAAAAAGTATGCTTGAAGAGATCGAACGCGAGTTTGAAG CCGCTATTGAAGGCCTTGAAGAACTCAAAGTTTCTGATTCTACCGGAAGCAATGATGATGAAGAACAAT CTGCAAAGAGACTAAGTATGCTTGAGGAGATAGAACGCGAATTCGAAG CTGCTACAAAAGGTCTTGGACAACTCAAGGCTAATGATTCAACCGGGGACAAAACTGAAGAAGAACAAG ATGCAAAGAGACAGAGTATATTAGAAGAGATCGAACGCGATTTCCAAG CTGCTACAGAGAGCCTTAAGCAACTTCAAGTTGAAAGCTCCAGTGAAGACACAGAACAAA CTGCAAAGAGACAAAGTATGCTTGAAGAAATTGAACGTGAATTTGAAG CTGCTACACGTGATCTTAAACAACAAAATGAGTTCACTGATGATGATCAAT CTGCAAAGAGGAAGAGTATGCTTGAAGAGATGGAACGTGAGTTTGAAG ATGCTATTCAAGGTCTTCAACAGATAAAATCTGATGATTCCataaacaatgaagaacaat CTGCTAAGAGAAAGTTAATGTTGGAAGAGATCGAACGCGAATTTGAAG AAGCTCAGAGTGTAATGAAACAGAGGGGTTCCATTACACCAGAGTTTCTTGGACTAGGACAGTCaggtgtctgtggctgtttcAATCAAGACAATTCTGGTTTAAAGCAAGATGAAGTGGCATCAATCTCTATATCAACACAGTATAGCATAGAAGAGATCCTCTCAGAAGAATCTGAACTCCAG GGAACAGAGACTTCTTCTAGTCTCACTAAGTCTTTGACTCAACTAGTTGAGAATCACAGGAAAGAAAAGGAATCTCATAATGTTCTCACTTCATCCAGAAGTGAATCAGCAGCCACATCAGAGACTGTAGAGAGCCTTAGAGCTAAACTGAAAGAGCTTCGTGGCTTAACCGCTCGTCAGCTCGTGACACGTCAAGACTTTGATAAGATTCTCGTCATGGCTGCAACTTTCGAAGAGCTAAGCTCAGCTCCGATCAGTTACATTTCTAGGTTAGCTAAGTACAGAAACGTCATCACAGAAGGACTTGAAGCTTCTGAGCGTGTCAACATCGCAAAGGCACGAGCTACAATGCTCAAAGAGACTGCCACTGAGAAGCAAACCTTCGTGGACGCTAACTTCGAGGAGGCTAAAAGGCTTGCTCAGAGAGGAGACGCTTTGTACGTTAGAATCTTTGCGATCAAGAAACTGTTGAAGAAGCTTGAAACAGAGAGAGAAGCTGTTGACGTGAAGTTTAAGGAGGTTGTGAAAGGTCTCTCTCATCTTCTTGTTGATGCTTCAGAGGCTTACGAGGAGTATCATGGAGCTGTGAGGAAGGCGAAAGAGGAGCAAGCGGCTGAGGAGTTTGCGAGAGAGGCAATGGAGAGTGCACAGATCATATGGGTTAAGTTTCTTAGTTCTCTTTAG
- the LOC103868504 gene encoding TSK-associating protein 1 isoform X1 — protein MKVSAMRMNFLALGLSLCLVLSSFHDVSCQDDGGASRLSHLDLIEREYQDSVNALQGKEDKDQSSDIVTENQKNTTVTDQNTISLSLSDESEGTTFSDSADNSNQVGAVSDESVQRSSLLDQIELEFEAHLNGLNQAGSDGAKDSEELSAERQKMLEEIEREFEAASTSLKQVKTDEGNDEEQSAKRQSLLDEIEREFEAATKDLEQLKVNDFTGDKDNEEQSAKRKSMLEEIEREFEAAIEGLEELKVSDSTGSNDDEEQSAKRLSMLEEIEREFEAATKGLGQLKANDSTGDKTEEEQDAKRQSILEEIERDFQAATESLKQLQVESSSEDTEQTAKRQSMLEEIEREFEGILLSIEPNMVNNILTMGLLAAATRDLKQQNEFTDDDQSAKRKSMLEEMEREFEDAIQGLQQIKSDDSINNEEQSAKRKLMLEEIEREFEEAQSVMKQRGSITPEFLGLGQSGVCGCFNQDNSGLKQDEVASISISTQYSIEEILSEESELQGTETSSSLTKSLTQLVENHRKEKESHNVLTSSRSESAATSETVESLRAKLKELRGLTARQLVTRQDFDKILVMAATFEELSSAPISYISRLAKYRNVITEGLEASERVNIAKARATMLKETATEKQTFVDANFEEAKRLAQRGDALYVRIFAIKKLLKKLETEREAVDVKFKEVVKGLSHLLVDASEAYEEYHGAVRKAKEEQAAEEFAREAMESAQIIWVKFLSSL, from the exons ATGAAAGTATCCGCCATGAGAATGAATTTTCTTGCTCTGGGTTTGTCTCTGTGTCTTGTTCTTTCGAGCTTCCATGACGTTTCTTGTCAG GATGATGGTGGTGCTAGTAGGCTGAGTCATTTGGATCTAATTGAACGTGAATACCAAG ATAGTGTCAATGCTCTTCAAGGCAAGGAAGATAAAGATCAGT CTTCAGATATAGTGACTGAGAACCAGAAGAACACTACAGTGACTGATCAGAACACTATTTCTCTGTCTCTGTCTGATGAATCTGAGGGCACTACTTTCAGTGATTCAGCTGATAACTCAAACCAG gtTGGAGCTGTTAGTGATGAAAGTGTTCAACGTTCGAGTCTCTTAGATCAAATAGAACTTGAATTTGAAG CCCATCTCAATGGTCTGAACCAAGCTGGATCTGATGGTGCCAAGGACAGTGAAGAATTAT CTGCTGAGAGACAGAAGATGTTGGAAGAAATCGAACGAGAGTTTGAAG CTGCTTCAACTAGTTTGAAACAAGTAAAGACTGATGAAGGAAATGATGAAGAACAAT CTGCAAAGAGACAAAGTTTGCTGGATGAGATCGAACGCGAATTTGAAG CCGCTACAAAGGATCTTGAACAACTAAAGGTTAATGACTTCACTGGGGACAAAGATAATGAAGAACAAT CTGCAAAGAGAAAAAGTATGCTTGAAGAGATCGAACGCGAGTTTGAAG CCGCTATTGAAGGCCTTGAAGAACTCAAAGTTTCTGATTCTACCGGAAGCAATGATGATGAAGAACAAT CTGCAAAGAGACTAAGTATGCTTGAGGAGATAGAACGCGAATTCGAAG CTGCTACAAAAGGTCTTGGACAACTCAAGGCTAATGATTCAACCGGGGACAAAACTGAAGAAGAACAAG ATGCAAAGAGACAGAGTATATTAGAAGAGATCGAACGCGATTTCCAAG CTGCTACAGAGAGCCTTAAGCAACTTCAAGTTGAAAGCTCCAGTGAAGACACAGAACAAA CTGCAAAGAGACAAAGTATGCTTGAAGAAATTGAACGTGAATTTGAAGGTATCTTACTATCAATAGAACCAAACATGGTGAATAATATTCTAACAATGGGTCTACTTGCAGCTGCTACACGTGATCTTAAACAACAAAATGAGTTCACTGATGATGATCAAT CTGCAAAGAGGAAGAGTATGCTTGAAGAGATGGAACGTGAGTTTGAAG ATGCTATTCAAGGTCTTCAACAGATAAAATCTGATGATTCCataaacaatgaagaacaat CTGCTAAGAGAAAGTTAATGTTGGAAGAGATCGAACGCGAATTTGAAG AAGCTCAGAGTGTAATGAAACAGAGGGGTTCCATTACACCAGAGTTTCTTGGACTAGGACAGTCaggtgtctgtggctgtttcAATCAAGACAATTCTGGTTTAAAGCAAGATGAAGTGGCATCAATCTCTATATCAACACAGTATAGCATAGAAGAGATCCTCTCAGAAGAATCTGAACTCCAG GGAACAGAGACTTCTTCTAGTCTCACTAAGTCTTTGACTCAACTAGTTGAGAATCACAGGAAAGAAAAGGAATCTCATAATGTTCTCACTTCATCCAGAAGTGAATCAGCAGCCACATCAGAGACTGTAGAGAGCCTTAGAGCTAAACTGAAAGAGCTTCGTGGCTTAACCGCTCGTCAGCTCGTGACACGTCAAGACTTTGATAAGATTCTCGTCATGGCTGCAACTTTCGAAGAGCTAAGCTCAGCTCCGATCAGTTACATTTCTAGGTTAGCTAAGTACAGAAACGTCATCACAGAAGGACTTGAAGCTTCTGAGCGTGTCAACATCGCAAAGGCACGAGCTACAATGCTCAAAGAGACTGCCACTGAGAAGCAAACCTTCGTGGACGCTAACTTCGAGGAGGCTAAAAGGCTTGCTCAGAGAGGAGACGCTTTGTACGTTAGAATCTTTGCGATCAAGAAACTGTTGAAGAAGCTTGAAACAGAGAGAGAAGCTGTTGACGTGAAGTTTAAGGAGGTTGTGAAAGGTCTCTCTCATCTTCTTGTTGATGCTTCAGAGGCTTACGAGGAGTATCATGGAGCTGTGAGGAAGGCGAAAGAGGAGCAAGCGGCTGAGGAGTTTGCGAGAGAGGCAATGGAGAGTGCACAGATCATATGGGTTAAGTTTCTTAGTTCTCTTTAG